The genomic segment TTTTCTTTAATGATTTGTTATCTATTTCAAGCAGTTCAATATCAGGAAAATTATTAATCATTTCATCATATGCTTTATATTTTTCTAATGCTTGAACTACCACCTCTAATGGTTCTTCATATATTTTCGGTAAATCAAATTCATTTTCTCTTATTTCAAATGCTAACATTTCAATAGGTGGATTAAATTGTGCATTTACTCTTTCTTTGTTACCTCTTGCATCAACTTTATACCAACCATAATCTTTTAAATAAATTGCATTTAATCCATGAAGACAATAAATATCTTTTTTATATTCTGAACAACTTAATCTTTGATAGCAAAATCCAGTAGGAATATTGTTTGCTCTTAACAAAGCAGCCAATAAATGACTTTTTGCATAACACCAACCAGTTTTATATTTTAATACATCACTTGCCTTACA from the Hydrogenimonas thermophila genome contains:
- a CDS encoding transglutaminase-like domain-containing protein, with translation CKASDVLKYKTGWCYAKSHLLAALLRANNIPTGFCYQRLSCSEYKKDIYCLHGLNAIYLKDYGWYKVDARGNKERVNAQFNPPIEMLAFEIRENEFDLPKIYEEPLEVVVQALEKYKAYDEMINNFPDIELLEIDNKSLKKNI